The Verrucomicrobium spinosum DSM 4136 = JCM 18804 DNA segment GAATCGGAGTCGATCTCTTTTTTGGTGGAGGGGCAGTGGACTATGAGTCCCAGGCCAAGGCGGGATTCCTAGTCGCTGCGGACGCCAGCGGTCAGTTCGGGTTGAGGTCAGTGATGAAGAAACACCCGGAGTGGTTCCAGCCCCAGTCCATTCCTCAGAGCCTGGGAGGGGAGAGCTACTATGACAAGGAAGCCCGCTGGGTGGGAACGTGTCTTTCCAGTCTCGGCATTTGTTTCAATCGAGATGTCTTGAGGCGGTTGGGGATCGAGAAGGAGCCAGTGCAGTGGCAAGATCTGGGGGATCCGCGCTACTTTGGACAGGTGGCTTTGGCTGACCCTAACAAGAGCGGCACGGTGACAAAGGCCTTTGAGCAACTCATCCAGCAGCAGATGCAGCAGGCCATTGATGAGCGGCGGGATGACCCGAAGGCGGAAGGGGACCCGGAGAAGCTTGGGATCGAGATCGGCTGGGAGCGTGGGGTGCATCTCATCCAGAGGATCAGTGCGAATTCCCGCTACTTCACAGACAATGCCACAAAGATTCCGCTTGAGGTGTCTCAAGGGGATGCCGCCGCTGGTATGTGCATCGATTTCTATGGCTGGACGTTTGAGGACATGGTGCGCAGGCCAGATGGCACCTCGCGAATGGGCTATGTGACTCCGCTGGGAGGCACCTCCATGGGCGTGGACCCGATAGGCATGCTGCGGGGCGCGCCGGAGCCGGAGGTGGCCGCCGCATTTATGGAGTTCGTGCTCAGTGATGCAGGGCAAAAGCTCTGGAACTTCAACCCCGGTACGGCCGGTGGACCCGTCCGCACCCCGCTCCGTCGTCTGCCCGTGCGGCTCGATTTTTATAATGAGGTCAACCGCGTCTCCATGACGGATTCCCATGCTGACCCGATGGAGACGTCC contains these protein-coding regions:
- a CDS encoding ABC transporter substrate-binding protein → MAALLATLAAWWERFCRVPVVQHWGREFAAVGAILMVLAAPFLLKPAEGSAPREYQRRLVIYTPHHEKIRYEFGRAFAKKWKDERGEILYVDWRVAGTSEIALMMRSDYAAAFERYWKETLNRPWSPEVATSFGNSKVVLPKPGEKGELSLQQSARKEFLASAVGIGVDLFFGGGAVDYESQAKAGFLVAADASGQFGLRSVMKKHPEWFQPQSIPQSLGGESYYDKEARWVGTCLSSLGICFNRDVLRRLGIEKEPVQWQDLGDPRYFGQVALADPNKSGTVTKAFEQLIQQQMQQAIDERRDDPKAEGDPEKLGIEIGWERGVHLIQRISANSRYFTDNATKIPLEVSQGDAAAGMCIDFYGWTFEDMVRRPDGTSRMGYVTPLGGTSMGVDPIGMLRGAPEPEVAAAFMEFVLSDAGQKLWNFNPGTAGGPVRTPLRRLPVRLDFYNEVNRVSMTDSHADPMETSRAFTYHPEWTSHLFGVVRYLVKVMCVDTHEEQRRAWEMLISRNFPPRATAVFEDTRLLNYQNAQDLAALLQKKDKVQEARKATELSVAFRNQYRRAYELAKDGF